From the Roseibium salinum genome, one window contains:
- a CDS encoding MFS transporter, giving the protein MLVRDRAFFASMFLTVLADQILLFLVPLVIFQITGNVAWSGLAFFFETLPRYLAFPFAGILCDRISPLLLLRVSRILRAAACVVGISGQVVFGGVWWLIGLSAVVGMLTTQGMLALEMVLVRAFSDQRFEKVASYGQLASQMGVVLGPLTAAYLMAIWPWEAVVVVATVLFVLSDAMFMLWPGKARMEALPARREHRHPIADLRHALLLVWTLPGLMRAILQAAGVNLIIGATLATAAAMVTGLFAQSEQVYAWLQVGGALATLAVLTLTAHVHLGLNTLGRTAYGLICLGAVLTGLGAHPLVYAAGFLLIAGFDKMFNIYVRTLRKEIIPAEEFGKTTGVIICLNNLSQPLAGLVVALFAAGDDARGVLLGLAATMAVLGVATFRRGALVLEAD; this is encoded by the coding sequence ATGCTCGTTCGCGACCGTGCCTTTTTCGCGTCCATGTTTCTGACGGTGCTCGCCGATCAGATCCTGCTGTTTCTGGTGCCGCTGGTCATCTTCCAGATCACCGGAAATGTCGCCTGGTCCGGGCTGGCCTTCTTCTTCGAAACCCTGCCGCGATATCTGGCCTTCCCCTTCGCGGGCATTCTGTGCGACCGGATCTCGCCGCTGCTCCTGCTGCGCGTCAGCCGCATCTTGAGGGCGGCCGCCTGCGTCGTCGGCATTTCCGGGCAGGTGGTCTTCGGCGGGGTGTGGTGGCTGATCGGCCTTTCCGCCGTCGTCGGCATGCTGACGACCCAGGGCATGCTTGCGCTGGAAATGGTGCTGGTGCGGGCCTTTTCCGACCAGCGCTTCGAAAAGGTGGCCAGCTATGGCCAGTTGGCCTCGCAGATGGGCGTCGTTCTCGGCCCTCTGACGGCGGCTTACCTGATGGCCATCTGGCCGTGGGAGGCAGTCGTGGTGGTGGCAACCGTGCTCTTCGTTCTGTCGGATGCCATGTTCATGCTGTGGCCGGGCAAGGCGCGGATGGAGGCGCTGCCCGCCAGGCGTGAGCACCGCCACCCGATCGCCGATCTCAGGCACGCGCTGCTGCTGGTCTGGACGTTGCCGGGCCTGATGCGGGCGATCCTGCAGGCGGCCGGCGTCAACCTGATCATCGGTGCGACGCTTGCCACCGCTGCCGCGATGGTGACCGGCCTGTTCGCCCAGAGCGAGCAGGTCTATGCCTGGCTGCAGGTGGGTGGAGCCCTCGCGACCCTTGCGGTACTGACGCTGACCGCGCATGTGCATCTGGGGCTGAACACGCTCGGCCGCACGGCTTACGGCCTCATCTGCCTGGGCGCGGTCCTCACCGGCCTCGGTGCCCATCCGCTCGTCTACGCTGCCGGTTTCCTGCTGATTGCCGGTTTCGACAAGATGTTCAACATCTATGTACGCACCCTGCGCAAGGAGATCATCCCGGCGGAGGAGTTCGGCAAGACCACCGGCGTGATCATCTGCCTCAACAATCTTTCCCAGCCGCTGGCCGGGCTGGTCGTGGCGCTGTTTGCCGCCGGTGACGACGCCAGGGGCGTGCTTCTCGGCCTTGCCGCGACAATGGCCGTGCTGGGAGTGGCAACGTTCCGGCGGGGCGCATTGGTCCTCGAGGCTGATTAA
- a CDS encoding ParA family protein → MPVISFANAKGGAGKTTAALLLATEVAARGKRVTIFDADPQKWITRWYELPNQCPGISVVSEFSPASLTEQILQAAECSDYVVVDLEGTENLIVANALSVSDLVVVPIQGSSMDARGGAKILTLIKKLEKIVRHDIRHCVVLTRTNAAVTTRAMRAVQDFLCAQDIDVLMTPIVERAAFRDLFEFGGGLSNLDPSQVSGVAKARENASLYAAELLERAITVPKKRWYNVFKRAS, encoded by the coding sequence ATGCCAGTCATTTCCTTCGCAAACGCAAAGGGCGGCGCCGGAAAAACAACGGCTGCCTTGCTGCTGGCGACAGAGGTCGCGGCGCGGGGCAAGCGCGTCACCATTTTCGACGCCGACCCGCAGAAATGGATCACGAGATGGTACGAACTGCCGAACCAGTGTCCGGGCATTTCAGTGGTGAGCGAATTCTCGCCCGCCTCTCTGACCGAGCAGATCCTTCAGGCAGCTGAGTGCTCCGACTATGTGGTCGTGGATCTCGAGGGCACGGAAAATCTGATCGTTGCCAATGCGCTGTCCGTATCCGACCTCGTGGTGGTGCCCATCCAGGGTTCTTCCATGGATGCGCGCGGCGGCGCCAAGATCCTCACGCTGATCAAGAAGCTGGAAAAGATCGTCCGCCACGACATCCGCCACTGCGTGGTCCTCACCCGCACCAATGCCGCCGTTACCACGCGCGCAATGAGGGCCGTGCAAGACTTCCTGTGCGCGCAGGACATCGATGTGCTGATGACGCCGATCGTCGAGCGTGCCGCGTTTCGCGATCTGTTCGAATTCGGCGGCGGCCTTTCCAATCTCGACCCCTCGCAGGTCTCCGGCGTTGCCAAGGCAAGAGAAAACGCTTCGCTCTATGCGGCCGAGCTCCTCGAACGCGCGATTACCGTGCCGAAGAAGCGCTGGTACAACGTCTTCAAACGCGCCAGCTGA
- a CDS encoding HlyD family secretion protein: MLSSLFRPAAAGVVCLFLAGCFGEDGNVALGTLERDRVALTATANEVLVELPVAQGTFVKKGTVLARLDPAEQQAVVNQARAEVQKAKANLQKLENGAREEVIAKARAMVAGARAELLDAESTFKRAKDLTARGTTSQAKLDSARAARDAAAASLDNAEEELKELMAGTRAEDLDIARAELAAAEASVETQEKILADLTITASRDGMLDNLPWNLGERVTMGSPIAVMLAGKAPYARVYIPEPHRVKISEGDKLEVRIDGLDEPVDGFVRWISSEPSFTPYYALNQTERARLMYVAEIQLPDSAADLPNGVPAQVVLP; encoded by the coding sequence ATGCTGTCATCCCTTTTTCGCCCGGCCGCGGCCGGCGTGGTTTGTCTTTTCCTGGCGGGCTGCTTTGGTGAGGACGGTAACGTCGCGCTCGGTACGCTGGAGCGGGACCGCGTTGCGCTGACGGCAACGGCGAATGAGGTGCTGGTCGAACTGCCGGTGGCTCAGGGCACCTTCGTCAAGAAGGGCACGGTTCTGGCCCGGCTCGATCCGGCCGAGCAGCAGGCAGTCGTCAACCAGGCCCGTGCGGAAGTCCAGAAGGCGAAGGCAAACCTCCAGAAGCTTGAAAACGGCGCACGCGAAGAGGTGATCGCCAAGGCCAGGGCCATGGTGGCCGGAGCCAGGGCGGAGCTGCTGGACGCCGAAAGCACCTTCAAGCGCGCGAAGGATCTGACCGCCCGGGGAACAACCAGCCAGGCCAAGCTCGACAGTGCGCGGGCGGCCCGGGATGCCGCCGCCGCATCGCTGGACAATGCCGAGGAGGAGTTGAAAGAGCTGATGGCGGGCACGCGGGCGGAAGACCTCGACATAGCCAGGGCAGAGCTTGCGGCCGCCGAGGCGAGCGTGGAAACCCAGGAGAAGATCCTCGCCGATCTGACCATCACGGCTTCGCGCGACGGCATGCTGGACAATCTGCCGTGGAACCTCGGCGAACGGGTGACGATGGGAAGTCCGATTGCCGTCATGCTGGCAGGCAAGGCCCCCTATGCGAGGGTCTACATACCCGAGCCCCATCGGGTGAAGATCAGCGAAGGCGACAAGTTGGAAGTCCGCATCGACGGCCTGGACGAGCCGGTCGACGGCTTCGTTCGCTGGATCAGCTCGGAACCCTCCTTCACGCCCTATTATGCGCTCAATCAGACGGAACGGGCCCGGCTGATGTATGTGGCCGAAATCCAACTGCCCGACAGCGCCGCCGATCTGCCCAACGGCGTTCCTGCGCAGGTCGTTCTGCCGTGA
- a CDS encoding class I SAM-dependent methyltransferase yields the protein MTTHAAFWTKTARKYAASKVRDQAAYEKTLSRTIEHLGPQDSVLELGCGTGSTALLLARHVRSYLATDFASGMIAIADDKLAAERESGTSHEGLRFLVADAFDERVRPADGQDSGYDAVLAFNFFHLVENPDDLLARVRDLLKPGGLYISKTVCLKRKAWLFSPLIAVMRLFGKAPYVNMLSFQEVERMIRQAGFEIIETGTYPEPYSRFVVARKV from the coding sequence ATGACGACACACGCAGCATTCTGGACGAAAACCGCCCGCAAATACGCGGCCAGCAAGGTCAGGGATCAGGCGGCCTATGAAAAGACGCTGTCCCGGACGATCGAACATCTTGGGCCGCAGGACAGCGTCCTGGAACTGGGGTGCGGCACGGGGTCGACGGCGCTGCTGCTGGCGCGCCATGTCAGATCCTACCTGGCGACGGATTTCGCCTCCGGCATGATCGCGATCGCGGACGACAAACTGGCCGCCGAGCGGGAGAGCGGCACCAGCCACGAAGGCCTCCGGTTTCTCGTTGCCGATGCCTTTGACGAAAGGGTGCGGCCCGCCGACGGGCAGGACAGCGGCTATGATGCGGTGCTCGCCTTCAATTTCTTCCATCTTGTTGAAAATCCGGACGATCTTCTCGCACGGGTCCGGGACCTGTTGAAGCCGGGCGGTCTTTATATTTCCAAGACCGTTTGCCTGAAGCGCAAGGCCTGGCTGTTCAGCCCGCTGATCGCCGTGATGCGCCTCTTCGGCAAGGCGCCCTACGTGAACATGTTGTCGTTTCAGGAGGTGGAGCGGATGATCCGCCAGGCGGGTTTCGAGATCATCGAGACCGGCACCTATCCGGAGCCCTACAGCCGCTTCGTTGTGGCCCGGAAGGTTTAG
- a CDS encoding LysR family transcriptional regulator — translation MNWQNITFDWNQARAFLVTAEEGSLSAAARALGLTQPTLSRQVAALEAALGVTLFERVSKSLILTEAGIELAEHVRAMGDAAGRMSLAASGQSQQIEGLVTVSATDLMAAHVLPDMLRELRHKAPGVEIRIHCSNSLSDLRRREADIAIRHVEPDHPDLYARKLRDAPARIYAARSFLQPLGRKLTRKDAEHLDFIGFDNNKELVGYLRAFGLAVSEANIKLSCPSGIVAWEYARQGLGLSIMADEIAARCPEVVPAFEDVEPIHFPIWLVTHRELHTSRRIRTVFDHLAEGLLKAWPGELATSEKTA, via the coding sequence ATGAACTGGCAGAATATCACCTTCGACTGGAACCAGGCCCGCGCCTTTCTCGTCACGGCGGAGGAAGGATCCTTGTCCGCAGCCGCCCGCGCGCTCGGGCTCACACAGCCGACCTTGAGCCGGCAGGTTGCGGCGCTCGAGGCGGCGCTTGGCGTCACTCTTTTCGAGCGTGTCTCCAAGTCTCTCATCCTGACGGAAGCCGGCATCGAGCTTGCCGAGCATGTGCGCGCCATGGGCGACGCGGCCGGTCGGATGTCGCTTGCGGCCTCCGGCCAGTCGCAGCAGATCGAAGGGCTCGTGACCGTCTCGGCCACGGACCTGATGGCGGCGCATGTTCTTCCCGACATGCTGCGCGAGCTGCGCCACAAGGCGCCCGGGGTCGAAATCAGGATCCACTGTTCCAACAGTCTCAGCGACCTGCGCCGCCGCGAGGCGGATATTGCCATCCGCCATGTGGAGCCGGATCATCCGGACCTTTATGCCCGCAAGCTGCGGGACGCCCCGGCCCGGATCTATGCGGCGCGGTCATTCCTGCAGCCTCTCGGGCGGAAGCTGACACGCAAGGACGCCGAGCATCTGGATTTCATCGGCTTCGACAACAACAAGGAACTCGTCGGATATCTTCGCGCCTTCGGGCTCGCCGTGAGCGAGGCCAATATCAAGCTGAGCTGCCCGAGCGGTATTGTCGCCTGGGAATATGCCCGCCAGGGCCTTGGGCTCAGCATCATGGCCGACGAAATCGCCGCCCGCTGCCCGGAGGTCGTCCCGGCATTCGAGGATGTCGAACCGATCCACTTCCCGATCTGGCTGGTCACCCACCGGGAACTCCATACGAGCCGGCGGATCAGGACGGTGTTCGATCATCTGGCGGAGGGATTGCTGAAGGCCTGGCCGGGTGAGTTGGCGACTTCGGAAAAAACAGCCTGA
- a CDS encoding serine hydrolase — MRSFLEMRSGLEFEEDGADKQNRLAAYNPFGNLARLHAGGLSAVEGQLAVLPQNRDGFSYQNVNTAVLGRLLSEVYRQPLHDILAQKIWQPAGAAEAFWLRHGEASEVTAYCCLFATPRDWIGVGRFLMENGSRAEPFLRDDLWQEFFGSGLGRQDLVDGSYGLHVRHNILDRQGQALQGPFTYMMGQGGQIVYIMPEKDLVVVRFGEQHSLLHSTLYSAWNSLTAGNVSAQ, encoded by the coding sequence ATCCGCAGTTTCCTGGAAATGCGCAGCGGGCTGGAGTTCGAGGAAGACGGAGCGGACAAGCAGAACCGTCTCGCCGCCTACAATCCATTCGGTAATCTGGCCCGGTTGCATGCAGGCGGTCTTTCGGCGGTGGAGGGGCAATTGGCCGTTCTGCCGCAGAACCGGGATGGTTTTTCCTATCAGAATGTCAACACGGCGGTGCTCGGCAGGCTGCTGTCGGAGGTCTACCGCCAACCTCTCCACGACATTCTTGCGCAGAAGATCTGGCAGCCGGCGGGCGCCGCGGAAGCCTTCTGGCTTCGCCATGGCGAGGCAAGTGAGGTTACAGCCTATTGCTGCCTCTTTGCCACGCCCCGGGACTGGATCGGCGTTGGCCGGTTCCTGATGGAAAACGGCAGCCGGGCAGAGCCCTTCCTGCGGGATGACCTGTGGCAGGAGTTCTTCGGCAGTGGTCTCGGCCGGCAGGATCTCGTTGACGGGTCCTATGGCCTCCATGTCCGCCACAACATCCTCGACCGGCAGGGACAGGCCCTGCAGGGGCCGTTCACCTACATGATGGGGCAGGGCGGCCAGATCGTTTACATTATGCCGGAGAAGGATCTGGTCGTGGTCCGCTTCGGCGAACAGCACTCCCTGCTCCATTCGACGCTGTATTCGGCCTGGAACAGCCTGACCGCCGGGAACGTATCGGCGCAGTGA
- the katG gene encoding catalase/peroxidase HPI has product MDATATDKAGKCPIMHGKPLAARFGVRSNRDWWPNQLNLGILRQNTALSNPMGGAFDYAEEFRKLDLKVVKEDLTALMTDSQEWWPADYGHYGGLFIRMAWHSAGTYRTADGRGGASTGTQRFAPLNSWPDNGNLDKARRLLWPIKQKYGNKISWADLMILAGNVALESMGFKTFGFGGGRADVWHPEEDIYWGSETEWLATSDKPNSRYSGDRELANPLAAVQMGLIYVNPEGPDSNPDPLASGRDIRETFARMAMNDEETVALTAGGHTFGKTHGAGDAAHVGPDPEAAPMQEMGFGWISTHGSGKGRDTITSGIEGAWTPTPTQWDMSYFDVLFGYEWELVKSPAGAWQWTPKDLKEEDMAPDPEDPSKKVPIIMTTADMAMRMDPIYGPISKRFHENPEEFADAFARAWFKLTHRDMGPKALYLGPEVPEEDLIWQDPVPAVDHELVSDADIAGLKAKILASGLSVSELVSVAWASASTFRGTDKRGGANGARIRLAPQKDWEVNNPAQVTKVLTVLDGIREEFNASASGGKKVSLADLIVLGGSAAVEQAAKNAGFDITVPFAPGRTDATQEQTDADSFAPLEPEADGFRNYRKTEYTTPAEELLVDKAQLLALSAPEMTVLVGGMRMLGTNYGGSKYGVFTDKADTLSTDFFVNLLDMGTVWKPTSESEYVFEGRDRNTGNLKWTATRFDLIFGSNSELRALAEVYAQDDNKEKFVKDFTAAWTKVMNADRFDLK; this is encoded by the coding sequence ATGGACGCAACAGCAACCGACAAAGCCGGCAAATGCCCGATCATGCACGGCAAACCCCTGGCGGCCAGGTTCGGGGTTCGCTCCAACCGCGACTGGTGGCCCAACCAGTTGAATCTCGGCATTCTGCGTCAGAACACCGCTCTGTCCAATCCGATGGGCGGGGCGTTCGACTATGCGGAAGAGTTCAGGAAACTTGACCTGAAGGTCGTCAAGGAAGACCTGACCGCGCTGATGACCGACAGCCAGGAATGGTGGCCGGCCGACTATGGCCATTATGGCGGCCTCTTCATCCGCATGGCGTGGCACAGTGCCGGAACGTACCGCACCGCGGACGGCCGCGGCGGCGCCTCCACTGGCACGCAGCGCTTCGCCCCGCTCAACAGCTGGCCCGACAACGGCAACCTGGACAAGGCCCGCCGACTGCTGTGGCCGATCAAGCAGAAATACGGCAACAAGATCTCCTGGGCCGACCTGATGATCCTGGCGGGCAACGTCGCTTTGGAATCCATGGGCTTCAAGACCTTCGGCTTCGGCGGCGGACGTGCGGACGTCTGGCATCCGGAAGAGGATATCTACTGGGGTTCGGAAACCGAGTGGCTGGCAACCAGCGACAAGCCGAACAGCCGCTATTCCGGCGACCGTGAACTGGCCAATCCGCTCGCAGCCGTGCAGATGGGCCTCATCTACGTGAACCCGGAAGGCCCGGACAGCAACCCCGATCCGCTCGCTTCCGGCCGTGACATCCGCGAAACCTTTGCCCGCATGGCCATGAACGACGAGGAAACCGTCGCCCTGACCGCCGGCGGCCACACCTTCGGCAAGACCCACGGCGCAGGCGACGCTGCCCATGTCGGTCCGGATCCGGAAGCCGCCCCGATGCAGGAGATGGGCTTCGGCTGGATCAGCACCCATGGCAGCGGCAAGGGCCGCGACACCATCACCTCCGGCATCGAGGGCGCCTGGACGCCGACGCCGACCCAGTGGGACATGAGCTATTTCGACGTCCTGTTCGGCTATGAATGGGAACTCGTCAAGAGCCCGGCAGGCGCCTGGCAGTGGACGCCGAAGGACCTGAAGGAAGAAGACATGGCGCCGGATCCGGAGGATCCGAGCAAGAAGGTGCCGATCATCATGACCACCGCCGACATGGCGATGCGCATGGACCCGATCTATGGCCCGATTTCCAAGCGCTTCCATGAAAACCCGGAAGAGTTCGCCGATGCCTTCGCCCGCGCATGGTTCAAGCTGACCCACCGCGACATGGGCCCCAAAGCCCTCTATCTCGGCCCGGAAGTGCCGGAAGAAGACCTGATCTGGCAGGACCCGGTCCCGGCTGTCGACCACGAGCTGGTGAGCGATGCGGATATCGCCGGCCTGAAGGCGAAGATCCTGGCATCGGGTCTGTCCGTTTCCGAACTCGTCTCCGTGGCGTGGGCGTCCGCGTCCACCTTCCGCGGGACCGACAAGCGCGGCGGCGCCAATGGTGCGCGCATCAGGCTTGCTCCGCAGAAGGACTGGGAGGTCAACAATCCGGCACAGGTCACGAAGGTCCTGACCGTCCTGGACGGCATTCGCGAGGAGTTCAACGCAAGCGCATCCGGCGGCAAGAAAGTCTCTCTGGCCGACCTGATCGTTCTGGGCGGCTCGGCTGCGGTCGAGCAGGCTGCGAAGAACGCGGGTTTCGACATTACGGTACCCTTCGCTCCGGGCCGCACGGATGCGACCCAGGAGCAGACCGATGCGGACTCCTTCGCACCGCTGGAGCCGGAAGCGGACGGCTTCCGCAACTACCGGAAGACCGAATACACGACGCCTGCCGAGGAATTGCTGGTCGACAAGGCTCAGCTGCTTGCCCTCTCGGCGCCGGAAATGACCGTTCTCGTCGGCGGAATGCGCATGCTGGGCACAAACTACGGCGGCTCCAAATACGGTGTCTTCACCGACAAGGCCGACACGCTCAGCACCGACTTCTTCGTCAACCTGCTGGACATGGGCACGGTCTGGAAGCCGACTTCGGAATCCGAATATGTCTTCGAAGGCCGCGACCGCAACACCGGCAACCTGAAATGGACCGCCACGCGCTTCGACCTGATCTTCGGTTCCAATTCCGAACTCAGGGCGCTGGCCGAGGTCTATGCCCAGGACGACAACAAGGAGAAGTTCGTCAAGGACTTCACTGCTGCCTGGACCAAAGTGATGAACGCGGATCGTTTCGACCTGAAATAG
- a CDS encoding ABC transporter ATP-binding protein, with amino-acid sequence MTANNREIVVRAEGLVKKFNDFRAVDGLDLTIERGMIYGFLGPNGSGKTTAIRMLTGLLTPSEGTVEVLGLAIPKDAETLKYKIGYMTQTFSLYGDLTVLENLDFMATIYGLGRKKRKQRIAEVMERYQLSDLKNRFAGKMSGGQRQRLALATAVLHEPQLLFLDEPTSAVDPESRRHFWEELFDLVEGGTSIIVTTHFMDEAERCHKIAILEAGQKRADGAPKELMAALGANVVEIEARNLRDIRRGLLGSDGIMAAAQLGARLRVLVRDDIADPEAFLKDKPETDGASVIERVRPNLEDVFVTATGEGRQ; translated from the coding sequence GTGACCGCCAATAACCGGGAAATCGTCGTCCGGGCGGAAGGCCTGGTGAAGAAGTTCAATGATTTCCGGGCGGTCGACGGGCTGGACCTGACGATCGAGCGCGGCATGATCTACGGGTTCCTGGGCCCCAACGGCAGCGGCAAGACCACGGCCATACGCATGCTCACCGGCCTTCTGACGCCGAGCGAAGGCACTGTGGAAGTCCTCGGCCTTGCCATTCCCAAGGATGCGGAAACGCTGAAATACAAGATCGGCTACATGACCCAGACCTTCTCGCTCTACGGCGACCTGACGGTGCTGGAGAACCTCGATTTCATGGCGACGATCTACGGCCTGGGCAGAAAGAAGCGGAAGCAGCGGATCGCAGAGGTCATGGAGCGCTATCAGCTGAGCGACCTGAAGAACCGCTTTGCCGGCAAGATGAGCGGCGGCCAGCGCCAGCGCCTTGCCCTGGCAACGGCCGTTCTGCACGAGCCGCAGCTCCTCTTTCTGGACGAGCCGACCTCGGCGGTGGATCCCGAATCGCGCCGTCACTTCTGGGAAGAGCTGTTCGATCTTGTCGAGGGCGGCACCTCGATCATCGTCACCACCCATTTCATGGATGAAGCGGAACGCTGCCACAAGATCGCGATCCTGGAAGCGGGCCAGAAGCGTGCAGACGGGGCGCCGAAGGAGCTGATGGCGGCCTTGGGGGCCAATGTGGTCGAAATCGAGGCCCGGAACCTGCGCGACATCCGCCGCGGTCTTCTGGGCTCGGACGGCATCATGGCCGCCGCGCAGCTGGGCGCACGCCTGCGGGTCCTTGTCAGGGACGATATCGCCGATCCGGAAGCCTTCCTCAAGGACAAGCCGGAAACCGATGGCGCCAGCGTCATCGAACGGGTGCGGCCCAACCTGGAAGACGTCTTCGTCACCGCGACCGGAGAGGGCCGCCAATGA
- a CDS encoding LysR substrate-binding domain-containing protein — MINITLKQLRYFEALARHGHFGKAAEACAISQPALSMQIREMEEALGVTLFERSARQLRLSHFGEVAVERAREILRAADELGDLARASQDRLVGRLRIGVIPTVAPYLLPRVIGDLTETYPGLDIHVRETVTPKLIQELGEGRLDTAIVALPVSEGTLSETPLFDERFVLVRSAKEANAPLPSAESLREMRLLLLEEGHCFRDQALSFCSLQSAPPREVLDASSLSTLVQMVSAGLGVTLIPEMAVPVETRSASVAIARFEAPEPTRTIGMVWRKKSPLGSQLREISEIVRRAAAKTDRQPVRV; from the coding sequence ATGATCAACATCACCCTGAAACAGCTTCGCTATTTCGAGGCTCTGGCCCGCCACGGCCATTTCGGAAAAGCCGCCGAGGCCTGTGCGATTTCCCAGCCGGCACTCTCCATGCAGATCAGGGAGATGGAGGAGGCCCTGGGGGTCACGCTGTTCGAACGCAGCGCCCGCCAGTTGCGGCTGAGCCATTTCGGCGAAGTGGCCGTGGAGCGCGCCCGGGAAATCCTGCGCGCGGCCGATGAACTCGGCGATCTTGCCCGCGCCTCCCAGGACCGGCTCGTCGGCCGGCTGCGCATCGGCGTCATCCCGACGGTCGCGCCGTATCTCCTGCCGAGGGTCATCGGCGACCTGACCGAAACCTATCCGGGCCTCGACATCCATGTGCGCGAAACGGTCACGCCGAAACTGATCCAGGAGCTTGGCGAAGGCCGTCTTGACACCGCCATCGTCGCCCTTCCCGTATCCGAAGGTACACTTTCCGAAACACCGCTGTTTGACGAACGCTTCGTTCTCGTGCGCTCGGCCAAGGAAGCGAATGCGCCGTTGCCAAGCGCGGAAAGTCTCAGGGAAATGCGGCTTCTGCTGCTGGAGGAAGGCCACTGTTTCCGAGATCAGGCGCTTTCGTTCTGCAGCCTGCAATCCGCCCCGCCGCGTGAAGTGCTCGATGCCAGTTCGCTCTCCACCCTCGTCCAGATGGTCAGTGCGGGATTGGGGGTGACCCTGATCCCGGAAATGGCGGTTCCCGTCGAGACCCGCTCCGCCTCAGTTGCAATCGCGCGGTTCGAAGCTCCGGAACCGACCCGGACGATCGGCATGGTATGGCGGAAGAAGAGCCCGCTGGGGAGCCAGCTTCGCGAGATCTCGGAAATTGTCCGGCGGGCGGCGGCGAAGACCGATAGGCAGCCTGTGCGGGTCTAA
- a CDS encoding alpha/beta hydrolase has protein sequence MTRTLLLGALVALAGAAAPAGAEALKPFKDGLFRYKVTETLYGGDFTVVEYSKQRDLRDRDEVDERKVYGNYVSYHPKRSRGSAELKANGRLIEYMGTGKWKGGARTIVIYIHGQGGNRFQGMNDVSFGGNFNRVQNLMTRNGGAYLTVDVNDFGARGTADVAALIQYQKQLSPQARVVVACGSMGGIICWNLLKNGNYASMLSGILLLGSPKDPGFLSSGALSRNVPIYMGYGTLDSVYDWETQANFFKQIKSAAPGYPIKFTLFDTGTHGTPIRMTDWRLILNWMLG, from the coding sequence ATGACACGCACGCTGCTGCTGGGAGCGCTTGTCGCACTTGCAGGCGCAGCGGCGCCGGCAGGGGCCGAAGCTCTCAAACCCTTCAAGGACGGGCTTTTCCGCTACAAGGTCACCGAAACACTTTATGGCGGCGATTTCACCGTCGTCGAATACTCCAAGCAGCGGGACCTGCGCGACCGGGACGAGGTCGACGAACGGAAGGTCTACGGCAATTACGTCTCCTATCATCCCAAACGGAGCCGGGGCAGCGCCGAGCTGAAAGCCAATGGCCGGCTTATCGAATACATGGGCACGGGCAAGTGGAAGGGCGGGGCCAGGACCATCGTCATCTATATCCACGGCCAGGGCGGCAACCGCTTCCAGGGCATGAACGACGTGTCCTTCGGGGGAAATTTCAACCGGGTGCAGAACCTGATGACCCGCAACGGCGGGGCTTATCTCACCGTCGACGTCAACGATTTCGGCGCCCGCGGCACGGCGGACGTGGCGGCGCTGATCCAGTATCAGAAGCAACTGTCGCCTCAGGCGAGGGTCGTCGTGGCCTGCGGCTCCATGGGCGGGATCATCTGCTGGAATCTCCTCAAGAACGGCAACTACGCCAGCATGCTGAGCGGCATCCTGCTGCTGGGTTCGCCGAAGGATCCCGGGTTCCTGTCCTCCGGTGCCCTGTCCCGCAACGTGCCGATCTATATGGGCTACGGGACGCTGGACAGTGTCTATGACTGGGAGACCCAGGCGAATTTCTTCAAGCAGATAAAGTCCGCGGCGCCGGGCTATCCGATCAAGTTCACCCTGTTCGACACTGGTACCCACGGCACACCTATCCGCATGACCGACTGGCGCCTGATCCTCAACTGGATGCTGGGCTAG